In Thermobaculum terrenum ATCC BAA-798, one genomic interval encodes:
- a CDS encoding Gfo/Idh/MocA family protein — MASVRIALVGLDHWYSALPLARAIVDHPEAELAGIYHSDPQQARKVGQDLGIDRVTDHPEELIHDPDVTAIASFVSVDRNPDICIAAAREGKHILSIKPLARTLEESSRVVEAVRDAGVVFLPAESRQRLSAQYARLKSWVDEGRLGRLLTASFSLWASLPRSWPDDPDPGWFADPNRAPGGGWIDHAIYHIDLLRWLTGSEVARVYGVARNLRYPDLPLEDYGVATVEFESGLVATIEDTWHAAPGAFRMQWSLVGSEGACAYDSLSGRVAVAGSFPPFEGWVHFAPGQAGSEGIDHWIAAMRGEQPIATVEDAHHNLAACVAFYRSAASGGQVVPQVGRR, encoded by the coding sequence TTGGCATCGGTACGCATAGCCCTGGTAGGACTAGATCACTGGTATTCAGCCCTGCCCCTGGCCCGCGCCATAGTGGATCACCCCGAGGCGGAGCTGGCGGGCATCTACCACTCGGACCCCCAGCAGGCTCGCAAGGTCGGCCAAGACCTGGGGATCGATCGAGTGACGGACCATCCGGAGGAGTTGATCCACGACCCGGACGTAACCGCGATCGCCAGCTTCGTCAGCGTCGACCGCAACCCCGACATCTGCATCGCGGCCGCCAGGGAGGGCAAGCACATCCTGTCGATCAAGCCCCTGGCCCGCACGCTGGAGGAGTCCTCCCGGGTGGTGGAGGCCGTGAGGGACGCTGGCGTCGTGTTCCTGCCCGCTGAGTCCCGCCAACGCCTCTCGGCTCAGTACGCCCGCCTGAAGTCCTGGGTCGATGAAGGGCGCCTGGGACGCCTCCTCACAGCGAGCTTCAGCCTGTGGGCCTCTCTGCCCAGAAGCTGGCCGGACGACCCCGACCCAGGTTGGTTCGCGGACCCCAACCGGGCTCCCGGTGGTGGGTGGATAGACCACGCCATCTACCACATAGACCTCCTGCGGTGGCTGACGGGCTCGGAGGTGGCCAGGGTATATGGGGTAGCCCGCAACCTGCGCTATCCGGACCTGCCCCTGGAGGATTATGGGGTCGCGACGGTCGAGTTCGAGAGCGGGCTCGTGGCCACCATAGAGGACACCTGGCACGCGGCCCCCGGCGCCTTCCGCATGCAGTGGAGCCTGGTGGGCAGCGAGGGGGCGTGCGCCTACGACTCCCTCAGCGGCCGCGTCGCGGTGGCGGGCAGCTTCCCTCCGTTCGAAGGCTGGGTGCACTTCGCCCCCGGGCAGGCAGGCTCCGAGGGCATCGACCACTGGATCGCCGCCATGCGCGGGGAGCAGCCGATAGCCACCGTCGAGGACGCGCACCACAACCTGGCGGCATGCGTAGCCTTCTACCGATCAGCGGCCTCGGGCGGGCAGGTCGTCCCCCAGGTCGGCCGCCGGTAG
- a CDS encoding DNA alkylation repair protein codes for MDIWETMKKLAEVQRGFRPIEEEADRLVKGGCQEENLSTARMLLRSDLHQTRMFATLVLGYIASTCPDALHTLRYEVSLDPDWRVQEMLAKAFAKYCRDVGYESALPVIEDWLGDQNPNVRRAAVEGLRPWIRSSRLPQQPQRAVRLLAPLRADDSQQVRRSVGNALRDLSRRFPDIVRSELATWDLTDGRVLHTYTLASRLLEAPSTAH; via the coding sequence ATGGATATCTGGGAGACGATGAAGAAGCTGGCGGAGGTGCAGCGGGGCTTCAGGCCCATAGAGGAGGAGGCGGACAGGCTGGTGAAAGGTGGCTGCCAGGAGGAGAACCTGTCCACGGCGCGCATGCTGCTGCGGTCGGACCTGCACCAGACGCGCATGTTCGCCACCCTCGTCCTCGGCTACATCGCGAGCACCTGTCCGGATGCCCTGCACACGCTCCGCTACGAGGTGAGCCTGGACCCCGACTGGCGCGTGCAGGAGATGCTCGCCAAGGCTTTCGCCAAGTACTGCCGAGACGTGGGCTACGAGAGCGCCCTCCCCGTGATAGAGGACTGGCTGGGCGACCAGAATCCCAACGTGCGGAGGGCGGCTGTGGAGGGGCTGCGCCCGTGGATCCGCTCGAGCCGCCTACCCCAACAGCCACAGCGGGCCGTCAGGCTGCTGGCGCCGCTGCGCGCGGACGACAGCCAGCAGGTGCGCAGGTCGGTGGGCAACGCCCTGCGTGACCTCAGCCGGAGGTTCCCCGACATCGTGCGCTCCGAGCTGGCCACGTGGGATCTCACCGACGGGAGGGTGTTGCACACCTACACCCTGGCAAGCCGGCTGCTGGAGGCCCCGAGCACGGCCCATTAG
- a CDS encoding PIG-L deacetylase family protein: MPEEAPSLLVFGAHPDDCDATAGGLAALYARRGWRVRFVSMTNGDAGHHLQGGAVLARRRAAEARAAARVIGIEYQVLDNHDGELLPTLDRRREVIGIIREFRPSLILVPRPNDYHPDHRYTSVLVQDAAYMVTVPNVRAMADHLRVNPVIMYVSDRFQKPYPFSPDVVIDIGEVVEQKFRMIACHESQFFEWLPYNGGYQQEVPEDPKQRVDWLRRRMEPRLRADADRFRDLLIARYGQDRGSQVRYAEAFEACEYGSALTPELQRQLFPF; the protein is encoded by the coding sequence ATGCCCGAGGAAGCGCCTTCGCTGCTCGTCTTTGGCGCGCATCCGGACGACTGTGACGCGACCGCTGGGGGGCTGGCTGCCCTGTACGCGCGCAGGGGCTGGCGGGTGAGGTTCGTCTCGATGACCAACGGGGACGCCGGCCACCACCTGCAGGGCGGTGCCGTGCTGGCCCGCAGGAGGGCAGCCGAGGCGCGGGCGGCCGCGCGCGTCATAGGCATCGAATACCAGGTGCTGGACAACCACGACGGCGAGCTGCTGCCGACGCTGGACCGCCGACGCGAGGTGATCGGCATCATTCGGGAGTTCAGGCCCAGCTTGATCCTTGTGCCCAGGCCCAACGACTACCATCCCGACCACCGCTACACATCGGTGCTCGTGCAGGACGCGGCGTACATGGTCACAGTGCCCAACGTGCGCGCCATGGCTGACCATCTGAGGGTCAACCCCGTCATCATGTACGTCAGCGACCGCTTCCAGAAGCCGTACCCCTTCTCTCCCGACGTGGTGATCGACATAGGCGAGGTGGTGGAGCAGAAGTTCCGCATGATCGCCTGCCACGAGTCGCAGTTCTTCGAGTGGCTGCCGTACAACGGAGGCTACCAGCAGGAGGTCCCCGAGGACCCGAAGCAGCGGGTCGATTGGCTGCGCCGGCGGATGGAGCCGAGGCTGCGGGCCGATGCCGACCGCTTCCGGGATCTCCTGATCGCCCGCTACGGGCAGGACAGGGGCAGCCAGGTGCGCTACGCCGAGGCGTTCGAGGCCTGTGAGTACGGCTCCGCTCTCACGCCGGAGCTGCAGCGGCAGCTCTTTCCTTTCTAA
- a CDS encoding ABC transporter permease yields MLGFISKTLVIAEVEARKILHDPYDLLTRAVQPALWLLVFGQVFTRVRAIPTGDLRYLDFMAPGILAQSVLFIGIFSGMSIIWERDLGIIHKFLATPTPRAVLVLGRALAASVRGLTQALIIFLLALLVGVQVNWHPLALLATLVIVVLGALIFSTFSLFVACMVRTRERFMGLGQVLTMPLFFASNAIYPIDMMPAWLKVVSRLNPLTYEVDALRALMVRGGVSHYGIGLDVAVMGLAVVVLVALTAWRFPTLAQ; encoded by the coding sequence GTGCTGGGGTTCATCAGCAAGACCCTGGTGATAGCCGAGGTGGAGGCCCGCAAGATCCTGCACGACCCCTACGACCTGCTCACCAGGGCGGTGCAGCCGGCGCTGTGGCTGCTGGTGTTCGGGCAGGTGTTCACGCGCGTGCGGGCCATCCCCACGGGCGATCTCAGGTACCTGGACTTCATGGCTCCGGGCATCCTGGCTCAGAGCGTGCTGTTCATCGGCATCTTCAGCGGCATGTCGATCATCTGGGAGAGGGACCTGGGCATCATCCACAAGTTCCTGGCCACGCCCACGCCACGGGCAGTGCTGGTGCTGGGCAGGGCGCTGGCCGCCAGCGTCCGGGGACTCACGCAGGCCCTGATCATCTTCCTGCTGGCGCTGCTGGTCGGCGTCCAGGTCAACTGGCACCCGCTGGCGCTGCTGGCCACGCTGGTGATAGTCGTGCTGGGGGCGCTGATCTTCTCCACGTTCTCGCTGTTCGTGGCCTGCATGGTGCGCACGCGCGAGCGCTTCATGGGGCTGGGCCAGGTGCTCACGATGCCGCTGTTCTTCGCCAGCAACGCGATATACCCGATCGACATGATGCCCGCGTGGCTGAAGGTCGTATCCCGCCTCAACCCGCTCACCTACGAGGTGGACGCCCTGCGGGCCTTGATGGTCAGGGGCGGGGTCAGCCACTACGGGATAGGGCTGGATGTGGCCGTGATGGGGCTCGCGGTGGTCGTGCTCGTGGCGCTCACCGCGTGGAGGTTCCCCACCTTGGCGCAGTAG
- a CDS encoding daunorubicin resistance protein DrrA family ABC transporter ATP-binding protein, whose protein sequence is MTAIIQVDGLSKSFGEVRAVNSISFHVEAGEVFGLLGPNGAGKSTTIKMLTTLLPPDAGRASIGGYDVVRHATMVRRIIGYVPQALSADGSLTGYENLLVFAKLYDIPRREREGRIREALKFMGLEEAADRLVRTYSGGMIRRLEIAQSMLHQPTVLFLDEPTIGLDPVARAAVWGHIMRLREEFGMTILLTTHYMEEADGLCRRIAIMHLGNIAAIGTPAELKASIGDPEATLDKVFVHYTGGELETGGSYREASRARRTARRLG, encoded by the coding sequence ATGACCGCCATCATACAGGTAGACGGCCTCAGCAAGTCCTTTGGGGAGGTGCGCGCGGTCAACTCGATCTCCTTCCACGTGGAAGCCGGCGAGGTGTTCGGCCTGCTTGGGCCCAACGGCGCCGGCAAGAGCACGACCATCAAGATGCTCACCACCCTCCTGCCGCCGGATGCTGGGCGCGCCTCCATAGGCGGATACGACGTGGTGCGCCACGCCACCATGGTGCGCCGGATAATAGGCTACGTGCCGCAGGCCCTCTCGGCCGACGGCTCGCTGACCGGCTACGAGAACCTGCTGGTGTTCGCCAAGCTGTACGACATCCCCAGGCGCGAGCGCGAGGGGCGCATCCGCGAGGCCCTCAAGTTCATGGGGCTGGAGGAGGCTGCCGATCGCCTGGTGCGCACCTACTCGGGCGGCATGATCCGCAGGCTCGAGATCGCCCAGTCCATGCTCCATCAGCCCACGGTCCTCTTCCTGGACGAGCCCACCATAGGGCTCGACCCCGTGGCGCGCGCCGCGGTGTGGGGGCACATCATGCGGCTGCGGGAGGAGTTCGGGATGACGATCCTGCTGACCACCCACTACATGGAGGAGGCGGACGGCCTGTGTCGCCGCATAGCGATCATGCACCTGGGCAACATCGCCGCCATAGGCACGCCCGCGGAGCTGAAGGCGTCCATCGGCGATCCCGAAGCGACGCTCGACAAGGTGTTCGTCCACTACACAGGAGGAGAACTCGAGACAGGAGGTAGCTACCGTGAAGCTTCAAGAGCAAGGCGCACAGCCCGTCGCCTCGGTTAA
- a CDS encoding rhamnulokinase — MGGVASYVGVDLGAESGRVLLGELEGDRFSVREVHRFANVPVRLPDGLHWDILHIYRQVLEGVSKALRAASGEVRSLGVDSWAVDYGLLDSRCALISNPYHYRDARTEGMMERAFERLPRSEIFRRTGIQFMPINTLYQLLAEASHPEISLAQHFLMIPDLLNFWLTGVMASEYTNATTTQLFSARDRAWDLELIELMGIPSRIFGEVVAPGTRLGTLRDEVGRELGAHGQLEVVAVASHDTASAVVAVPAESDSFAYISSGTWSLVGTELAEPLLDEPALRYNFTNEGGYGGTVRFLRNVMGLWIVQECRRAWEREGEVLDYDALMAEAGRAQGMVAFIDPDAPEFLRPGDMPSRVVDFCRRTGQRPPSTRGEVVRCVLESLALKYRWVVERLVEVTGREVSALHVVGGGSRNALLCQYTADALGMEVIAGPVEATALGNIAVQALGGHDLREIRQVIRGSVSLRSYEPSPERGLWEEGYQRFLSILQHTEE, encoded by the coding sequence TTGGGAGGAGTCGCCAGCTACGTGGGGGTTGATCTCGGTGCCGAGAGCGGTCGCGTCCTGCTGGGCGAGCTCGAGGGCGATCGCTTCTCCGTCCGCGAGGTGCACAGGTTCGCTAACGTCCCCGTTCGCCTGCCCGATGGCCTGCACTGGGATATCCTGCACATCTATCGGCAGGTGCTCGAGGGCGTATCCAAGGCCCTGCGCGCCGCAAGCGGCGAGGTGAGGAGCCTGGGGGTGGACTCCTGGGCCGTGGACTACGGCCTGCTGGACTCCCGATGCGCCCTGATCTCCAATCCCTACCACTACCGGGATGCGCGCACCGAGGGCATGATGGAGCGGGCATTCGAGCGCCTGCCACGGAGCGAGATCTTCCGTCGGACCGGGATCCAGTTCATGCCGATCAACACCCTGTACCAGCTGTTGGCGGAGGCCTCCCATCCCGAGATCTCCCTAGCGCAGCACTTCTTGATGATCCCCGACCTGCTCAACTTCTGGCTGACCGGGGTCATGGCTTCGGAGTACACCAACGCCACGACCACCCAGCTGTTCTCGGCGCGCGACCGCGCGTGGGACCTGGAGCTGATAGAGCTGATGGGGATCCCGTCGCGGATCTTCGGGGAGGTCGTGGCGCCCGGCACTCGCCTGGGTACGCTGAGGGACGAGGTGGGGAGGGAGCTTGGGGCTCATGGGCAGCTCGAGGTCGTGGCGGTGGCCTCGCACGACACGGCCAGCGCCGTGGTGGCCGTGCCCGCCGAGAGCGATAGCTTCGCCTACATCTCGAGCGGTACGTGGTCGCTGGTGGGCACGGAGCTGGCGGAGCCCCTCCTCGATGAGCCCGCCCTTCGCTACAACTTCACGAACGAGGGGGGCTACGGGGGCACGGTCCGCTTCCTGCGCAACGTCATGGGGCTGTGGATCGTGCAGGAGTGTCGGCGTGCCTGGGAGCGCGAGGGGGAAGTGCTGGATTACGACGCCCTCATGGCGGAGGCTGGCCGGGCCCAGGGCATGGTGGCCTTCATAGATCCGGACGCTCCCGAGTTCCTGCGCCCCGGGGACATGCCTTCCAGGGTGGTGGATTTCTGTCGACGGACGGGGCAGAGGCCGCCGAGCACCCGCGGCGAGGTGGTACGTTGCGTCCTGGAGAGCCTGGCGCTGAAGTACAGGTGGGTGGTGGAGCGCCTGGTGGAGGTCACGGGGCGCGAGGTCTCCGCGCTCCACGTGGTGGGAGGCGGCAGCCGCAACGCCCTCCTCTGCCAGTACACCGCCGACGCGCTCGGCATGGAGGTGATAGCCGGGCCGGTGGAGGCCACGGCGCTGGGCAACATCGCGGTGCAGGCCCTGGGTGGGCACGACCTGCGGGAGATACGGCAGGTCATCAGGGGATCGGTGAGTCTCAGGAGCTACGAGCCCTCTCCCGAGCGCGGCCTATGGGAGGAGGGCTATCAGAGGTTCCTGTCAATACTGCAGCACACGGAGGAATAA
- the rhaI gene encoding L-rhamnose isomerase produces the protein MPGGDLDRSYQELRGRLEEKGIDVDGVEAKLRAQRVETPSWAYGNSGTRFKVFPQPGVPRNPFEKFEDAAQVHRHTGICPSVAVHIPWDKVDDYGELASFAGSLGMRIGAINPNLFQDEDYKLGSVTHPDPRVRRKATDHLLECIEIGRQVGSDIQSLWFADGTNYAGQDSFVERRHRMLECLREAYAAMPEGMRMLLEYKFYEPAFYHTDLADWGQSLLMCQKLGDRAQVLVDLGHHALGTNVEQIVATLLDEDRLGGFHFNARRYGDDDLIVGSTNPFELFLIYVELVDAERRGARVDRVAYMIDQSHNIEPKIEGMIISVMQLQESYARALVVDWRELEDARRSGDVLRAYRVLQDAYQTDVRPLCAVVRQQLGASADPVGAFRASGYMEKIASERQGGVQMSWT, from the coding sequence ATGCCAGGTGGAGATCTCGACAGAAGCTATCAGGAACTTAGAGGCAGGTTGGAGGAGAAGGGTATCGATGTGGACGGGGTGGAGGCCAAGCTGAGGGCGCAGCGCGTGGAGACGCCCTCCTGGGCGTACGGCAACTCGGGCACGCGCTTCAAGGTCTTCCCCCAGCCGGGGGTGCCCCGCAACCCGTTCGAGAAGTTCGAGGATGCGGCGCAGGTGCACCGGCACACGGGGATATGCCCCTCGGTGGCGGTGCACATCCCCTGGGACAAGGTAGATGACTACGGGGAGCTGGCCTCCTTCGCAGGTTCCCTGGGGATGAGGATCGGGGCGATCAACCCCAACCTGTTCCAGGACGAGGACTACAAGCTGGGCAGCGTGACCCATCCGGATCCCAGAGTGCGGCGGAAAGCCACGGACCACCTGCTGGAGTGCATAGAGATAGGGCGCCAGGTGGGTTCGGACATCCAGTCGCTGTGGTTTGCCGATGGCACCAACTACGCCGGCCAGGACTCCTTCGTGGAGAGGCGTCATAGGATGCTCGAGTGCCTGCGGGAGGCGTACGCGGCCATGCCCGAGGGCATGCGGATGCTCCTGGAGTACAAGTTCTACGAGCCAGCGTTCTACCACACCGATCTGGCCGACTGGGGGCAGTCGCTGCTGATGTGCCAGAAGCTCGGCGATAGGGCGCAGGTGCTGGTGGACCTGGGACACCATGCGCTGGGCACCAACGTCGAGCAGATAGTTGCCACGCTGTTGGACGAGGACCGCCTCGGAGGGTTCCACTTCAACGCCCGCCGGTATGGCGATGACGACCTCATCGTCGGGTCGACCAATCCCTTCGAGCTGTTCCTGATCTACGTGGAGCTCGTGGACGCCGAGCGCAGGGGGGCTCGTGTGGATCGGGTAGCCTATATGATAGACCAGTCGCACAACATCGAGCCGAAGATCGAGGGGATGATCATCAGCGTGATGCAGCTGCAGGAGTCCTACGCCCGCGCCCTGGTGGTGGACTGGCGGGAGCTGGAGGACGCCCGCCGCAGCGGTGACGTGCTGCGGGCCTACAGGGTGCTGCAGGATGCCTACCAGACGGACGTCCGCCCACTCTGTGCGGTGGTCAGGCAACAGCTGGGGGCTTCCGCCGACCCTGTGGGGGCTTTCAGGGCCAGCGGCTACATGGAGAAGATCGCCAGCGAGCGCCAGGGTGGCGTGCAGATGAGCTGGACATAA
- a CDS encoding bifunctional rhamnulose-1-phosphate aldolase/short-chain dehydrogenase, protein MRTETHDIRVEDLWKDEEVEGEGELERLVYRSRLLGANRAVANYGGGNTSSKVMWTDHLGREVEVLWVKASGSDLATITPEGFAGLRLGEVLALLDREAMTDEEMVSYLGKCQLEPGMPRPSIETLLHAFVPHRCVDHTHPDAINMICCAEHGQELAKECFGEDAVWIPYMRPGFTLSKQVAEAVREHPEAKLVLLAKHGLVTWGEDSKESYHRTIEAVNRAAEFVMARSAGRRVFGGLRGQVLEEERARELLVEVLPHIRGEVSVTGSKILRVDRSPEVLEFVDGVESRELSQVGAACPDHLVHTKMRPLWVDYTPGEDVCELIRRVREGIRRYRQEYEEYFRRHSSGWERMMDPNPRVILLAHVGMVTVGGDVRSAELARDLYHRAIEVMRGASGMDRFVSLTEEESFAIEYWPLEQYKLTLLPARRELAGQVAYVTGGAGGIGSAICRLLAQEGASVVVADLDEEGGKAVARELGQPSIGVWVDVTDEGAVAESFRRAVLEYGGVDIVVSNAGLASSAPVEETTVELWEKNHEVLAKGYFVVSREAFRLWKRQGVGGSLVYIASKNGLVSGKNASAYSSAKAAELHLARCLADEGGAYGIRVNTVNPDAVLQGSRIWSSSWREERARAYGIRPEQLEEYYRERTVLKVNIYPEDVAQAVLFFASRSRSGKSTGNILNVDGGVSAAYPR, encoded by the coding sequence ATGCGGACGGAGACACACGACATCAGGGTAGAGGATCTATGGAAGGATGAGGAAGTTGAGGGGGAGGGAGAGCTGGAGCGGTTGGTGTACCGGTCAAGGCTGCTTGGAGCCAACCGTGCGGTGGCCAACTACGGGGGAGGCAACACCTCCAGCAAGGTGATGTGGACCGATCACTTGGGTCGGGAGGTGGAGGTGCTGTGGGTGAAGGCTTCCGGCAGCGACCTGGCGACGATCACTCCTGAGGGCTTTGCTGGGCTGAGGCTTGGGGAGGTGCTGGCGCTGCTTGACAGGGAGGCGATGACGGACGAGGAGATGGTGAGCTACCTGGGCAAGTGCCAGTTGGAGCCTGGGATGCCCAGGCCCTCCATCGAGACGCTGCTGCACGCGTTCGTGCCCCACAGGTGCGTGGACCACACGCACCCGGATGCGATCAACATGATCTGCTGTGCGGAGCACGGGCAGGAGTTGGCCAAGGAGTGCTTTGGGGAGGACGCGGTGTGGATCCCGTACATGCGACCTGGTTTTACCCTGTCCAAGCAGGTGGCGGAGGCTGTGAGGGAGCATCCTGAGGCCAAGCTGGTGCTATTGGCCAAACATGGGTTGGTGACCTGGGGGGAGGACAGCAAAGAGAGCTACCACAGGACGATCGAGGCGGTCAATCGGGCGGCGGAGTTTGTGATGGCGCGCAGTGCTGGCAGGCGGGTGTTTGGGGGGCTGCGTGGGCAGGTGTTGGAGGAGGAGCGAGCGCGGGAGCTGCTGGTGGAGGTGCTGCCGCACATCAGGGGGGAGGTATCTGTCACCGGTAGCAAGATCCTGCGAGTGGACAGGAGTCCCGAGGTGCTGGAGTTCGTGGATGGGGTGGAGTCGAGGGAGCTGTCGCAGGTGGGAGCGGCCTGTCCGGACCACCTGGTGCACACGAAGATGCGGCCTTTGTGGGTGGACTACACTCCTGGGGAGGACGTGTGTGAGCTGATCAGGCGCGTGAGGGAGGGGATACGGAGGTACAGGCAGGAGTACGAGGAGTACTTTCGGCGGCACAGCAGCGGGTGGGAGAGGATGATGGATCCCAATCCCCGGGTGATCCTGCTGGCGCACGTGGGGATGGTGACGGTAGGAGGGGATGTGAGGAGTGCGGAGCTGGCCAGGGATCTGTACCACAGGGCGATAGAGGTGATGCGTGGGGCCAGTGGGATGGACAGGTTCGTGTCGCTGACGGAGGAGGAGTCGTTTGCAATCGAGTACTGGCCGTTGGAGCAGTACAAGCTGACGCTGTTGCCGGCACGGAGGGAGCTAGCGGGGCAGGTGGCGTACGTGACGGGTGGAGCTGGGGGCATAGGGAGCGCGATCTGCCGGTTGCTGGCGCAGGAGGGGGCGAGCGTGGTGGTGGCCGATCTGGATGAGGAGGGAGGCAAGGCCGTGGCTCGGGAGCTTGGGCAGCCATCGATCGGGGTGTGGGTGGACGTGACGGACGAGGGGGCAGTGGCGGAGTCGTTTCGGAGGGCGGTGCTGGAGTACGGGGGAGTGGACATAGTGGTGTCCAATGCCGGGCTGGCGTCGAGTGCGCCGGTGGAGGAGACGACGGTGGAGTTGTGGGAGAAGAACCATGAGGTGTTGGCCAAGGGGTACTTTGTGGTGTCGCGGGAGGCGTTCAGGCTGTGGAAGCGGCAGGGAGTGGGAGGCAGCCTGGTGTACATAGCGTCGAAGAACGGGTTGGTATCAGGGAAGAACGCCTCGGCGTACTCCTCTGCGAAGGCTGCGGAGCTGCACCTGGCGAGGTGTCTGGCGGACGAGGGGGGAGCGTACGGGATAAGGGTGAACACGGTCAATCCGGATGCGGTGCTGCAGGGGTCGAGGATCTGGAGCTCATCGTGGAGGGAGGAGAGAGCGAGGGCTTATGGGATAAGGCCTGAGCAGTTGGAGGAGTACTACCGGGAGAGGACGGTGTTGAAGGTGAACATCTATCCCGAGGACGTGGCGCAGGCGGTGCTGTTCTTTGCCTCACGGAGCCGCTCGGGCAAGTCCACGGGCAACATCCTCAACGTCGACGGCGGCGTCTCCGCCGCCTACCCAAGGTAG
- a CDS encoding LUD domain-containing protein produces the protein MPDAKVFADRAAAVGCQVSLAGPADVDAVVGVVVAEMETTATDACTLSARAALMLPELADALSEGGADVCIAEELAAGLSTRELAERLAGRVGVVAAEAGVVETGSVLPSDDTLPARLTGMLSESVVVLLPSSRLLRSLDDLADLLGQLAAQGRHFLSLVTGPSRTSDIERVLTIGVQGPRRLHVVILQEEARVGNE, from the coding sequence ATGCCGGACGCCAAGGTATTCGCGGATCGGGCTGCCGCCGTGGGCTGCCAGGTGTCGTTGGCTGGCCCGGCGGACGTGGACGCCGTGGTGGGGGTGGTGGTCGCCGAGATGGAGACGACCGCCACCGATGCCTGCACGCTCAGCGCCCGGGCGGCCCTCATGCTGCCCGAGCTCGCCGACGCCCTGAGCGAGGGGGGAGCTGACGTCTGCATTGCCGAGGAGCTGGCGGCGGGGCTCTCCACTCGCGAGCTGGCCGAGCGCCTGGCGGGCAGGGTCGGGGTGGTGGCCGCGGAGGCGGGCGTCGTGGAGACCGGCTCGGTGCTGCCGTCCGACGACACGCTGCCCGCCAGGCTGACCGGCATGCTTTCGGAGTCGGTCGTGGTGCTGCTGCCCTCGTCGCGGCTGCTGCGAAGCCTGGATGATCTGGCCGACCTCCTGGGCCAGCTCGCGGCTCAGGGGCGCCATTTCCTGTCGCTCGTCACGGGGCCCAGCAGAACTTCTGACATCGAGCGGGTGCTGACCATAGGCGTGCAGGGCCCGCGCAGGCTCCACGTCGTGATACTGCAAGAGGAGGCAAGAGTTGGCAACGAGTGA